In Longimicrobiaceae bacterium, the genomic window GCGCGCGGGCGGCGCCCGCGAGGAGCGCGCAGACGACCGCCCCGCCGGCCAGCTCCGGGGCGCCCCACCACGCGGGCACGGCCAGGGCCGCCAGGTAGGCGGCCCAGGCGGTCAGTGCGGGGGTACGCGGGTCGCGGAGCAGGCGTTGCGCGGTGATGTCAGTCCGCCGGAAGGAGGTTGATGCGGGAAGCGGCCGCGGCGGCGCCGAAGCCGTTGTCGATGTTCACCACGGTGATCCCGGAGGCGCAGCTGTTGAGCATCCCCAGGAGGGCGGACAGCCCGCCGAAGGCGGCGCCGTACCCCACGCTGGTGGGGACGGCGATCACCGGTGCGGCCACCAGCCCGCCCACCACGGAGGGGAGCGCCCCCTCCATCCCCGCCACCACGATGACCACCGCCGCGTTCAGGAGCGGGTCGCGCGCGGCGAGGAGGCGGTGCAGCCCAGCGACGCCCACGTCGGTCAGGCGCTCCACCGGGCTGCCGAAGGCCCGCGCCGTGACCGCCGCCTCCTCGGCCACAGGGAGGTCGCTGGTCCCCGCGGTCACGATCAGCACGGAGCCGCGCACCCGCCGCTGCACCGGCTCCGCCGGGGCCAGGTACGCGGTGCGCCCCAGCTCGTTCAGCTCCACGCCCGGGACCTCCGCCCGCAGCGCGTCCGCCATCTCCAGCGAGACGCGCGTCACCAGCAGCCCGTCGCCGCGCGCCGCGATCCGGCGGGCGATCTCCACGCTCTGCTCCGGCGTCTTCCCCTCCCCGAACACCACCTCCGGGAACCCCTGCCGGAGAGCACGGTGGTGGTCCACCGTGGCGAACGGGGTCGTCTCCAGGGGCGCCCAGGCAAGCGTGCGCTCCGCGTCGGCGGGGGAGACGCGCCCCTCGGCCACCCCGGCCAGGAGAAGGCGCAGCCGCTCCGGGGTCAAACGGCGGCCCCCTCGTGCTCTTCCAGGTACCGCTCCAGCAGCGCCTCCGCCTCCGCGAGCCGCTTCACCGCGAAGAGCTCCTGCCGCAGCGCCTTGCCGTTGGGCAGCCCCTTGGTGTACCACCCCAGGTGCTTGCGGAACTCGATCATCGCCTTCTCCTCCTGCGGCTCCCAGGCGAGGGCCAGGCGCGCGTGCTCCAGGACGATGCGGAAGCGCTCCGCCGCCTCCGGGTCCGGCGGGATGGGCTCGCCGTCGAGCGCGGCCCGCGCCTGCCGGAAGATCCACGGCGCGCCGTGCGAGCCCCGGGCGATCATGATGCCGTCGCACCCGGTGTGCTCGCGCATTCGCCGGGCGTCCTCGCCGCTCCACACGTCGCCGTTGCCGATCACCGGGAT contains:
- the larB gene encoding nickel pincer cofactor biosynthesis protein LarB, giving the protein MTPERLRLLLAGVAEGRVSPADAERTLAWAPLETTPFATVDHHRALRQGFPEVVFGEGKTPEQSVEIARRIAARGDGLLVTRVSLEMADALRAEVPGVELNELGRTAYLAPAEPVQRRVRGSVLIVTAGTSDLPVAEEAAVTARAFGSPVERLTDVGVAGLHRLLAARDPLLNAAVVIVVAGMEGALPSVVGGLVAAPVIAVPTSVGYGAAFGGLSALLGMLNSCASGITVVNIDNGFGAAAAASRINLLPAD